In one window of Agromyces badenianii DNA:
- a CDS encoding M50 family metallopeptidase, with product MDSVLAFLLGVVIIVIGLAVSIGLHEIGHLVPAKLFGVKVTQYMIGFGPTIWSRRKGETEYGLKAIPLGGYISMIGMFPPAKGERVHADSTGFFRGLVQDARDSSTESITPGDEHRAFYLLPVWKRIIVMFGGPFMNLLLAVVLFGVLLMGFGVSQASTTVGSVSACALPATSERQTCEPGDPAAPGAAAGIEPGDRIVSVAGEPIESWNESTAIIRDHPAKPVAFVVERDGETIELEVTPMLSERFVIDEKGQVVTDASGEPLAESAGFVGISAAAETVQQPVTAVLPAVGENVAGVAGIILNLPQRIIDVANAAFGPEERDPNGPMSVVGVGRLAGEIATIDEIPIASKAATMVGILGSLNIALFVFNLIPLLPLDGGHIAGALWEGIRRGFAKLFRRPDPGPVDLAKLMPVTLAVVVVFGAMSALLIYADIVKPVQLF from the coding sequence GTGGATTCCGTGCTCGCCTTCCTTCTCGGCGTCGTCATCATCGTGATCGGCCTCGCCGTGTCGATCGGGCTGCACGAGATCGGCCACCTCGTGCCCGCGAAGCTCTTCGGCGTCAAGGTCACGCAGTACATGATCGGCTTCGGCCCGACCATCTGGTCGCGCAGGAAGGGCGAGACCGAATACGGCCTGAAGGCGATTCCGCTCGGCGGCTACATCTCGATGATCGGCATGTTCCCACCGGCCAAGGGCGAGCGGGTGCACGCCGACAGCACGGGGTTCTTCCGCGGTCTCGTGCAGGATGCCCGCGATTCGAGCACCGAATCGATCACGCCGGGCGACGAGCACCGCGCGTTCTACCTGCTGCCGGTGTGGAAGCGCATCATCGTCATGTTCGGCGGTCCGTTCATGAACCTCCTCTTGGCGGTCGTGCTCTTCGGGGTGCTGCTCATGGGCTTCGGCGTCTCGCAGGCATCGACCACCGTCGGCTCGGTGTCGGCGTGCGCGCTGCCGGCCACGAGCGAGCGCCAGACGTGCGAGCCGGGCGACCCCGCCGCACCGGGAGCTGCCGCCGGCATCGAACCGGGCGACCGCATCGTCTCGGTCGCCGGTGAGCCCATCGAGTCGTGGAACGAGTCGACCGCGATCATCCGCGACCACCCCGCGAAGCCGGTCGCCTTCGTCGTCGAACGCGACGGCGAGACGATCGAGCTCGAGGTCACCCCGATGCTGAGCGAGCGCTTCGTGATCGACGAGAAGGGCCAGGTGGTGACGGATGCCTCCGGCGAACCGCTGGCCGAATCGGCGGGGTTCGTCGGCATCAGCGCCGCAGCCGAGACCGTGCAGCAGCCGGTCACCGCCGTGCTGCCCGCCGTCGGCGAGAACGTCGCCGGCGTCGCCGGAATCATCCTGAACCTGCCGCAGCGCATCATCGATGTGGCGAACGCCGCGTTCGGACCCGAGGAGCGCGACCCGAACGGCCCGATGTCGGTCGTCGGCGTCGGCCGACTCGCCGGGGAGATCGCGACCATCGACGAGATCCCGATCGCCTCGAAGGCCGCGACCATGGTCGGGATCCTCGGCTCGCTGAACATCGCGCTCTTCGTCTTCAACCTGATCCCGTTGCTGCCGCTCGACGGCGGGCACATCGCGGGGGCGCTCTGGGAGGGCATCCGGCGCGGGTTCGCCAAGCTGTTCCGGCGACCCGATCCGGGCCCGGTCGACCTCGCGAAGCTCATGCCGGTGACCCTCGCGGTCGTCGTCGTGTTCGGTGCGATGAGCGCACTCCTGATCTACGCGGACATCGTCAAGCCGGTGCAGCTGTTCTGA
- the dxr gene encoding 1-deoxy-D-xylulose-5-phosphate reductoisomerase produces MRSVIILGSSGSIGTQALDVIRANPRRFDVVGLAVGSNRALLEAQAAEFGVEHTAVGIEEAAQLVRDVDADVVLNGITGSVGLGPTLAALERGTTLALANKESLIVGGDLVTRLAKPGQIVPVDSEHSAIAQALRSGTDDEVRRLVLTASGGPFRGRRRDELTAVTPAEALAHPTWDMGLVVTTNSATLVNKGLEVIEAHLLFDVDYDRIDVVVHPQSIVHSMVEFVDGSTIAQASPPDMRLPISLGLDWPNRVAAVGAPIDWTRAQEWTFEPLDGEAFPAVALAKQVGRAGGEYPAVFNAANEEAVTAFHAGRIGFLDIVDTVRDVVEHHEASDARLTVESLAEAERAARRAAEARIAGIARA; encoded by the coding sequence GTGCGCTCCGTCATCATCCTCGGCTCATCCGGCTCGATCGGCACCCAGGCCCTCGACGTCATCAGGGCGAACCCACGACGCTTCGACGTCGTCGGGCTCGCGGTCGGCTCCAATCGTGCGCTCCTCGAGGCCCAGGCCGCCGAGTTCGGCGTCGAGCACACCGCGGTCGGCATCGAAGAGGCGGCGCAGCTCGTGCGCGACGTCGACGCCGACGTCGTGCTGAACGGCATCACGGGCTCGGTCGGCCTCGGGCCGACGCTCGCCGCACTCGAACGCGGCACGACCCTCGCGCTCGCGAACAAGGAGTCGCTCATCGTCGGCGGCGACCTCGTGACCCGTCTCGCGAAGCCCGGCCAGATCGTGCCGGTCGACTCCGAGCACTCGGCGATCGCGCAGGCGCTGCGGTCCGGCACCGACGACGAGGTGCGCCGTCTCGTCTTGACCGCGTCGGGCGGCCCGTTCCGGGGCCGCCGGCGCGACGAGCTCACGGCCGTGACCCCCGCGGAGGCGCTCGCGCATCCGACGTGGGACATGGGCCTCGTCGTGACGACGAACTCGGCGACGCTCGTGAACAAGGGACTCGAGGTGATCGAGGCGCACCTGCTCTTCGACGTCGACTACGACCGCATCGACGTGGTCGTGCACCCGCAGTCGATCGTGCACTCGATGGTCGAGTTCGTCGACGGCTCGACGATCGCCCAGGCATCCCCGCCCGACATGCGCCTGCCGATCTCGCTCGGCCTCGACTGGCCGAACCGGGTGGCGGCGGTCGGGGCGCCGATCGATTGGACGCGCGCGCAGGAGTGGACGTTCGAACCGCTCGACGGCGAGGCGTTCCCCGCGGTCGCGCTCGCCAAGCAGGTCGGCCGGGCCGGCGGCGAGTACCCGGCGGTCTTCAACGCCGCCAATGAAGAGGCGGTGACGGCGTTCCACGCCGGGCGCATCGGGTTCCTCGACATCGTCGACACGGTGCGCGACGTCGTCGAGCACCACGAGGCATCCGACGCGCGCCTCACCGTCGAGTCGCTCGCCGAGGCCGAGCGCGCCGCCCGGCGCGCCGCGGAGGCGCGCATCGCCGGCATCGCCCGCGCCTGA
- a CDS encoding lysophospholipid acyltransferase family protein, producing MTEIQADAVPAPVRQGPLYRIVRGILRPLVRLIYRPKITGAEHVPMRGPVILASNHLSFVDSIVIPLASPRPVQFLAKSSYFTGTGFSGWVSRTFFGAIGAVAVERGAGTQAQEALDAGRRILDAGNAFALYPEGTRSLDGRLYRGRTGVAWLALTTGATVVPVGLIGTEQIQPVGAKLPRVRPVTVRFGEPLDLSRHGHATSGRARRAATDEIMAAIHALSGQELAGVYNETPPQGALAKLADRVVPRERI from the coding sequence GTGACAGAGATCCAGGCCGACGCCGTGCCCGCACCGGTCCGGCAGGGCCCGCTCTACCGCATCGTTCGCGGCATCCTCCGCCCGCTCGTGCGCCTCATCTATCGCCCGAAGATCACCGGCGCCGAGCACGTGCCCATGCGCGGCCCGGTCATCCTCGCCTCCAACCATCTCTCCTTCGTCGACAGCATCGTGATCCCGCTCGCCTCGCCGCGCCCCGTGCAGTTCCTCGCCAAGTCGAGCTACTTCACGGGCACCGGTTTCTCGGGATGGGTGTCGCGCACCTTCTTCGGTGCGATCGGCGCCGTCGCGGTCGAACGCGGCGCCGGAACCCAGGCGCAGGAGGCCCTCGACGCGGGCCGGCGCATCCTCGACGCGGGCAACGCCTTCGCGCTCTACCCCGAGGGCACGCGCTCGCTCGACGGGCGCCTCTATCGCGGGCGCACCGGGGTCGCGTGGCTGGCACTGACCACCGGCGCGACGGTCGTGCCCGTCGGGCTCATCGGCACCGAGCAGATCCAGCCCGTCGGTGCGAAGCTGCCGCGAGTGCGGCCCGTCACCGTGCGCTTCGGCGAGCCCCTCGACCTCAGCCGGCACGGACACGCGACGTCCGGGCGCGCACGCCGGGCCGCGACCGACGAGATCATGGCGGCGATCCATGCGCTCAGCGGGCAAGAACTCGCCGGCGTCTACAACGAGACGCCGCCGCAGGGCGCACTCGCCAAGCTCGCCGACCGCGTGGTGCCGCGAGAGCGGATCTGA
- a CDS encoding 4'-phosphopantetheinyl transferase family protein produces MDVAGEGELIELEASGVRVIVVMRGRRGPGADAVLRGLLADATAVPAEDVELVHACPECGARHGRPSVVYPLTPSGAVWYADIAVAGDAIVGAAGTRHPIGVGIETAALDAGAVIDEAAFHASERAALDRFDPASRAIARATLWARKTALLRAVGHTEFIEPSRLALTLPSDDGGVGRIERSVPEFGSGWRDIRFHDIEVPGSRAASVAVLG; encoded by the coding sequence ATGGATGTCGCGGGCGAGGGTGAGCTCATCGAGCTCGAGGCATCCGGTGTGCGCGTCATCGTGGTGATGCGCGGCCGCCGAGGGCCGGGCGCCGATGCCGTGCTGCGCGGACTCCTCGCCGATGCCACGGCGGTGCCCGCCGAAGACGTCGAACTCGTGCACGCCTGCCCCGAGTGCGGGGCGCGCCACGGGCGACCGTCGGTGGTGTACCCGCTGACGCCGTCGGGCGCCGTCTGGTATGCCGACATCGCCGTGGCCGGTGATGCGATCGTCGGTGCGGCGGGCACGCGGCACCCGATCGGTGTCGGCATCGAGACGGCCGCGCTCGACGCCGGAGCGGTCATCGACGAGGCCGCCTTCCACGCCAGCGAACGCGCCGCCCTCGACCGATTCGATCCGGCGAGCCGGGCGATCGCCCGAGCGACGCTGTGGGCGCGCAAGACCGCATTGCTGCGGGCCGTCGGGCACACCGAGTTCATCGAGCCCTCGCGCCTGGCGCTGACGCTGCCGAGCGATGACGGCGGGGTCGGGCGCATCGAGCGCAGCGTGCCCGAATTCGGATCGGGCTGGCGCGACATCCGGTTCCACGACATCGAGGTGCCGGGCAGCAGGGCCGCATCCGTGGCCGTGCTCGGCTGA
- a CDS encoding ABC transporter permease gives MGLGDWLLPAYTIIAFVFLLIPIAYTFVFSFNDSIKSNIAWRGFTLDKWLNVCSVEGGAVCEAFGNSIVIGVAATVIATTLGTMIAIALVRYRFRARGAISLLLFLPMATPEVVLGAGLAAQFLAVGVAKDMTTIVLAHTMFCISFVVVTVKARVASLDPALEEAGRDLYGSPSQVFWRVTFPLLLPGIVAAALLSFALSFDDFIITNFNSGSVSTFPKYVYISASRGIPAEANVIASAVFLFALVLVIVAQVSRAARAKRLAGLG, from the coding sequence ATCGGGCTCGGCGACTGGTTGCTGCCCGCCTACACGATCATCGCGTTCGTGTTCCTCCTGATTCCGATCGCCTACACCTTCGTGTTCTCGTTCAACGACTCGATCAAGTCGAACATCGCCTGGCGCGGATTCACCCTCGACAAGTGGCTGAACGTCTGCAGCGTCGAAGGCGGGGCGGTGTGCGAGGCCTTCGGCAACAGCATCGTCATCGGCGTCGCCGCCACGGTCATCGCGACGACCCTGGGCACGATGATCGCGATCGCGCTCGTGCGATACCGGTTCCGTGCGCGCGGGGCGATCAGCCTGTTGCTCTTCCTGCCGATGGCGACCCCCGAGGTCGTGCTCGGCGCCGGGCTCGCGGCGCAGTTCCTCGCGGTCGGCGTCGCGAAGGACATGACGACCATCGTTCTGGCGCACACGATGTTCTGCATCAGCTTCGTGGTGGTCACGGTCAAGGCACGCGTCGCGAGCCTCGATCCTGCACTCGAAGAGGCGGGGCGCGATCTCTACGGTTCGCCGTCGCAGGTGTTCTGGCGCGTGACGTTCCCGTTGCTGCTGCCCGGCATCGTCGCGGCGGCACTGCTGTCGTTCGCGCTGAGCTTCGACGACTTCATCATCACGAACTTCAACTCGGGCTCCGTGTCGACCTTCCCGAAGTACGTGTACATCTCCGCGTCGCGGGGCATCCCGGCCGAGGCGAACGTCATCGCCTCCGCGGTGTTCCTCTTCGCCCTCGTGCTCGTGATCGTCGCGCAGGTCTCTCGCGCGGCGCGTGCGAAACGGCTCGCGGGCCTCGGCTGA
- a CDS encoding ABC transporter permease, with the protein MAFAAFQTAEAVPQAPRRRSRIALLLLLPGILYLVLFFITPLVSLLLTSLQAPREFGDIGQYDYAFNWQNYVAVVEAYLPHILRSFGYALAATVLALLFSYPLAYFIGVKARRWPLLQGLMLVLVIAPFFISFLLRTLAWKQILSDESFIITSLKALSLMAPDAHFTGTPFAVIFGLTYNFIPFMTLPLYTTLERLDLRYLEAGSDLYANPFTVFRKVTVPLSMPGIVAGTLLTFIPAAGDYVNASRDFLGGPDTQMMGNVIEANFLVLLNYPAAAALSIILMAAILVLVGVYVKRAGTEDLL; encoded by the coding sequence ATGGCCTTCGCCGCCTTCCAGACCGCGGAAGCCGTGCCCCAGGCGCCGAGGAGACGCAGCCGGATCGCCCTCCTCCTGCTGTTGCCCGGCATCCTCTACCTGGTGCTGTTCTTCATCACGCCCCTCGTCTCCCTGCTGCTCACCTCGTTGCAGGCGCCGCGCGAGTTCGGCGACATCGGCCAGTACGACTACGCGTTCAACTGGCAGAACTACGTGGCGGTGGTCGAGGCGTACCTGCCGCACATCCTGCGCTCGTTCGGGTACGCACTCGCGGCCACGGTGCTCGCCCTGCTGTTCAGCTACCCACTCGCGTATTTCATCGGGGTGAAGGCGAGACGATGGCCGCTCCTGCAGGGGCTCATGCTCGTGCTCGTGATCGCGCCGTTCTTCATCAGCTTCCTGCTGCGCACCCTCGCGTGGAAGCAGATCCTCTCCGACGAGTCGTTCATCATCACCTCGCTGAAGGCGCTCTCGCTGATGGCGCCCGACGCGCACTTCACGGGCACCCCGTTCGCGGTGATCTTCGGCCTCACCTACAACTTCATCCCGTTCATGACGCTGCCGCTCTACACGACGCTCGAACGCCTCGACCTGCGCTACCTCGAGGCCGGCAGCGACCTGTACGCCAACCCATTCACGGTGTTCCGCAAGGTCACGGTTCCGTTGTCGATGCCGGGCATCGTGGCCGGCACCCTGCTCACCTTCATCCCGGCGGCCGGTGACTACGTCAACGCGAGCCGGGACTTCCTCGGCGGACCCGACACCCAGATGATGGGCAACGTGATCGAGGCGAACTTCCTCGTGCTGCTGAACTACCCGGCGGCAGCGGCGCTCTCGATCATCCTCATGGCCGCGATCCTCGTGCTCGTGGGCGTCTACGTCAAAAGAGCCGGAACGGAGGACCTGCTGTGA
- a CDS encoding asparaginase — MAGTFSVTDSVELAVVERSGFIESRHAGSAVVLSPEGEVLRALGDTTTPIFPRSCLKPFQAVAVMTSGVSLRGEDAAIATASHSGTAAHVALVRRLLERESLPESALGCPAASPGDQVAREQLIRSGGRRERVYMNCSGKHSAMLLACVANEWPLEGYLDPEHPLQKRVLDVIERFTGERPAATAIDGCGAPVHAISLGGLARGIQKITTAAAGSPFALYREAAALTQAVREHAWAVGGPGQPDTIAVERLGVFAKVGAEGVMVMTAPDGTTVALKVLDGSSRASTIIALRLLAQAGAIDDQAIDAVQTELDLWVMGGDRRVGSVRATI, encoded by the coding sequence GTGGCCGGCACATTCTCAGTCACTGATTCCGTCGAACTCGCCGTGGTCGAGCGTAGTGGTTTCATCGAATCCCGTCACGCGGGTTCCGCCGTCGTGCTCTCCCCCGAAGGCGAGGTGCTGCGCGCCCTCGGCGACACGACGACGCCGATCTTCCCGCGCTCGTGCCTGAAACCGTTCCAGGCGGTCGCGGTCATGACCTCGGGGGTCAGCCTCCGCGGCGAAGACGCGGCGATCGCCACGGCGAGCCACTCGGGCACCGCGGCGCACGTCGCACTCGTTCGGCGCCTGCTCGAACGAGAGTCGCTGCCGGAGTCGGCCCTCGGCTGCCCTGCGGCGTCGCCCGGCGATCAGGTCGCGCGTGAACAGCTCATCCGTTCCGGTGGCCGGCGCGAGCGCGTCTACATGAACTGCTCGGGCAAGCACTCCGCGATGCTGCTCGCCTGCGTCGCCAACGAGTGGCCGCTCGAGGGCTACCTCGACCCCGAGCATCCGCTGCAGAAGCGCGTGCTCGACGTCATCGAGCGGTTCACCGGCGAGCGACCGGCCGCCACGGCGATCGACGGATGCGGCGCGCCCGTGCACGCCATCAGCCTCGGCGGACTCGCACGCGGCATCCAGAAGATCACGACCGCCGCTGCCGGCTCGCCGTTCGCCCTGTACCGCGAGGCGGCGGCGCTCACCCAGGCGGTTCGAGAGCACGCCTGGGCCGTCGGCGGTCCGGGTCAGCCCGACACGATCGCCGTCGAGCGACTCGGGGTCTTCGCGAAGGTCGGCGCTGAGGGCGTCATGGTCATGACGGCGCCCGACGGCACGACGGTGGCCCTCAAGGTGCTCGACGGCTCGTCGCGGGCGTCGACGATCATCGCGTTGCGCCTCCTCGCGCAGGCCGGCGCGATCGACGACCAGGCCATCGACGCCGTGCAGACCGAACTCGACCTCTGGGTCATGGGCGGCGACCGCCGGGTCGGTTCGGTTCGCGCCACGATCTGA
- the gabT gene encoding 4-aminobutyrate--2-oxoglutarate transaminase → MTDTPIDVQTAAAPVYTVPQERNVVTAVPGPKSLELQARRSKVVSAGVSSALPVYIERANGAILVDVDGNRFVDFGAGIGVTTVGHTEQRVVAAAADQLHDVIHTLFTITPYEEYVRVAELLAEHTPGNWEKKSVLVNSGAEAVENGVKIARKFTGRRAVAVLDHAYHGRTNLTMAMNYKAMPYATGFGPLAGDVYHAPNSYPYRDGLSGADAAARTVAYLEKVVGASDLACLVVEPIQGEGGFVVPADGFLPALQAWCTENGVVMIADEIQSGMARTGRYYASEHFGWEPDLVLSAKGIAGGLPLAAVTGRAEIMDASQPGGLGGTFGGNPVACAAAIAVFESIDENGLLAEGQRIEATFRAGLEKLARRYDIIGEIRGKGAMIALEFVQPGTAETTKAPNAEAVTAIIAYAAQHGVLFLNAGTYGNVLRFLPSLAVSDALIEDGLRVLDDALATLG, encoded by the coding sequence ATGACTGATACCCCCATCGACGTCCAGACAGCCGCCGCCCCGGTGTACACCGTGCCGCAGGAGCGCAACGTCGTGACCGCAGTTCCCGGTCCGAAGTCGCTGGAGCTGCAGGCCCGAAGGTCGAAGGTCGTCTCGGCCGGCGTCTCCTCGGCCCTGCCCGTCTACATCGAGCGCGCCAACGGCGCGATCCTCGTCGACGTCGACGGCAACCGGTTCGTCGACTTCGGTGCCGGCATCGGCGTGACCACGGTCGGTCACACCGAGCAGCGGGTCGTCGCGGCCGCCGCCGATCAGTTGCACGACGTGATCCACACCCTCTTCACGATCACCCCCTACGAGGAGTACGTGCGAGTCGCCGAGCTCCTCGCCGAGCACACGCCCGGCAACTGGGAGAAGAAGAGCGTGCTCGTCAACTCGGGCGCAGAGGCGGTCGAGAACGGCGTGAAGATCGCCCGCAAGTTCACCGGCCGTCGTGCCGTCGCCGTGCTCGACCACGCGTATCACGGCCGCACGAACCTCACGATGGCGATGAACTACAAGGCGATGCCGTACGCCACGGGCTTCGGCCCGCTCGCCGGCGACGTCTACCACGCGCCGAACTCGTACCCCTACCGCGACGGCCTGTCGGGCGCCGATGCCGCGGCCCGCACGGTCGCATACCTCGAGAAGGTCGTCGGGGCGAGCGACCTCGCGTGCCTCGTCGTCGAGCCGATCCAGGGCGAGGGCGGCTTCGTGGTTCCCGCCGACGGCTTCCTCCCTGCGCTGCAGGCGTGGTGCACCGAGAACGGCGTCGTCATGATCGCCGACGAGATCCAGTCGGGCATGGCTCGCACCGGCCGCTACTACGCGAGCGAGCACTTCGGCTGGGAGCCCGACCTGGTGCTCTCGGCGAAGGGCATCGCGGGCGGTCTGCCGCTCGCCGCCGTCACCGGCCGTGCCGAGATCATGGACGCATCGCAGCCGGGCGGCCTCGGCGGCACGTTCGGCGGCAACCCGGTCGCGTGCGCTGCCGCGATCGCCGTGTTCGAGTCGATCGACGAGAACGGCCTGCTCGCCGAGGGGCAGCGCATCGAAGCCACCTTCCGCGCCGGCCTCGAGAAGCTGGCCCGGCGCTACGACATCATCGGCGAGATCCGCGGCAAGGGCGCGATGATCGCCCTCGAGTTCGTGCAGCCCGGCACCGCCGAGACGACGAAGGCTCCCAACGCCGAGGCGGTCACCGCGATCATCGCGTACGCGGCCCAGCACGGGGTGCTCTTCCTCAATGCCGGCACCTACGGCAACGTACTGCGCTTCCTGCCGAGTCTCGCGGTGAGCGATGCGCTCATCGAAGACGGTCTCCGCGTGCTCGACGACGCCCTCGCCACCCTCGGATAG
- a CDS encoding OsmC family protein: MLGEHHYEIEVEWQGDRGTGTSGYRAYGRQHAVRAPGKLHEIDGSSDRTFHGDRERWNPEELLLAALSECHMLAYLHVATNHGVIVRAYTDRAVGVMLEDGRGGGAFTEAVLRPQVEVADASMLELARSLHAEASEKCFIAASVAFPVRHEPVTTVAASAG, encoded by the coding sequence ATGCTCGGCGAGCACCACTACGAGATCGAGGTCGAGTGGCAGGGCGACCGCGGCACGGGCACCTCCGGGTACCGTGCCTACGGCCGGCAGCACGCCGTTCGCGCGCCGGGCAAGCTGCACGAGATCGACGGGTCGAGCGACCGCACCTTCCACGGCGATCGCGAGCGGTGGAACCCCGAGGAGCTGCTCCTCGCGGCCCTCAGCGAATGCCACATGCTCGCGTACCTGCACGTCGCGACCAACCACGGCGTGATCGTGCGCGCGTACACCGACCGCGCCGTCGGGGTCATGCTGGAGGACGGCCGTGGCGGCGGTGCATTCACCGAGGCGGTGCTGCGACCGCAGGTCGAGGTGGCGGATGCCTCGATGCTCGAGCTCGCCCGGTCACTGCATGCCGAGGCATCCGAGAAGTGCTTCATCGCCGCTTCCGTCGCCTTCCCGGTGCGGCACGAACCGGTCACGACCGTCGCGGCGTCCGCGGGTTGA